GTACGGGGACAGTCCCCCAGCGCTTTAGCGCAACGGGGGACTGTCCCCATTTTTGTTTTTCTTTTAAGAAGGAGAATGGAAAGAGGTGTCGAATTGTGTAAGGGTAAAACTATTCTTTGAAAGTAGAGGTGTATATAGTTTGTCTAGAAAGCCCCGTGTTTGGATCCCAGGTGCCACGTATCATATTACGAATCGTGGTAATCGGAAAGAGCTGATTTTTATGGATGATGACGATCGTCTCACCTATATGGAATTGCTTGAAAAAGTCCGGTGTAAATTTCCTTTCAACCTTCATGCCTATTGCCTCATGCCTAACCACATTCATCTTCTATTAGAAACCATCGACCATCACCCAAAAGATATCATGAAAATGCTTAATACCTGTTATGCTATGTATTTTAATAGACGTCACGAACTGGTGGGCCATCTCTTTCAGGGGCGCTATGATGCTAGGCTCATTGATTCGCTTAATTATTTTCTCGAAGCAAGCCGCTACATCCATTGGAACCCAGTAGAAGCCGAAATGGTTCAATATCCCGAAGAATTCCCATGGAGCAGTTATTCAGCTTTCTTGGCAGGAGATGATTCTCCACATGCGCTTGTCACAACGGAGAGAATTTTATCCTACTTCCCTGAACCTCGTAGAGACCACTATTGTGAGTTTGTGTGGAACAAACTGGAGGGACAGTCCCCCGGTGCTTTAACGCGGCGGGGGACTGTCCCCATCTTGGGGGTTGAAAGTCCGCTGTTTGGCAATAAATAGAGTAAAGAGGTTTTTTGGAGGCTTTTTATGGCGGAGTTGAAGTATTTAGAACCGACTGAACTGCTGGAGAAAATATATGCTACGCTTTGCTCTGAGTATGAGGATGCCCAGCATTATAAGGATAAGAAGGATCAAGAGGAAATAGCAATAACAAAGCGCCGGTTAACCAAAAAGGTTTTTAATGAATTTGTCGTGGATGAAGAGTACTTTTTAACGATGAATGATCAGACGTTTAATGAGAGATACCACCTATATGAAGAGGACTTCCTAAGGCTGATCAAGGACTGTAGTGAAAACGGTGTTAAATATGACAGCTTCCTCCAAATTATTGATGACCTGATAGCTAGCGCTAAGTTTCGCATTCATGCCTTCGAGCAGCTAACGGAAGAAATCCAGCGGTTGAAAGAGGGCACCGATGAGGAGGAAGAAGGAGAAGAGGAAGAGGAATAATAAATTTGGGGACAGTCCCCCGGCGCTTTAGCGCAGTGGGGGACTGTCCCCTCAAAAAGTTTCATTTTAATTTCGCTACCCCAATGGCGAAGTTATCCCATAGTATGCCTTCGACTGCTTCGGCTTGTGTTTCTTCGCATTCGATAATGAGGATGATTTCGGAATAAATTCCTTTGGCCAGTCTTTTTTGTTTTTTAATAACTTTTTCAATGAAAATTCGGATAAGAAGGCCAATCAGAAATCCCCCGGCTGCCCCGATTAGTCCCCAATAGATAGGGCCCCAAGATAGTTTAAAACCAATACTAGCGGTAACAACGGAGCAGGCAGTGCCTAATGCCATTCCGATATCGATTAAAGTGGTTCCATCGGAGCGGTGAAGGGAATCAAAGAGTTTTCGCTCCTCTGTACGGATATCAAGCGGAACAGCGAAGATGTTCTCCTTTTTAATCCCTTTTTTTTCTAAAGTAGTAACGGCCAATTCCAGAAAACCAGTCGTCTCAAATGTGGAATAAATTTGCAAAGTATCACTGCACCTTTTGACCTTTTAATATACGGAACTTCTTGCTTTGGTAGTTTTCTTTCAAAAAACTTCTCAGATCTTTTTCAAAAAGCTTATTATTTTCAACGGTGTGAATATAAGCATCAAAAATGGAAAACCCGTAATGAGATGGAATAAACAAAAGCCATTCCGGCTTAATGACAGCGGTAGCTTCTTTTATTTTTCCTAAAAAAAGAAGGGAGATCGCTTCTTGAATATGAGAGAAATAGAAGAAAACGACCAGCCAAAAGATAATAAAAAAAGCAGTTAAAATCCTATGAATATAAAGCTGACCTAATCCTGGTATAAACATTGACCACATCACGGCAAGAAGTGGCTTGCGTTTGTCTAGGTAGTTTATTTCTAGTGCCCCGAGAGCATAACTATTGTATCGATGGCCCTCATTGTTGGCTAATTCATATACCCGGTTCATATCTATGGTGGTTCGGTAGCTATCCCAAATACCAAATAAATAAACGGGGATATACATCAAGAGCCATCTTGTGTCCAAGACCTCTTTAGCTAGCTCGGTGTTCCCCTGGAAAGAAAGAATCATGGCATGATTCACATGGGCTTTGATGTTAATCACTACTTCCCAAATGAATAGAAAATATCCTCGGAGATATTTGGATAGGAGCATGTGGCCAAATCCTGGAAATGCGGCGGACCACCAAGCAATGATGTACGGATTTCTTAAATGGATCTGTGTTGTCCCAAAAATACTAACATGGGCCAAATACCGCCGGGCTGTATTCTGATTAGTGTAATTTTCCATCTTGGCACCTTTTATGAATTATTTACCATTATCATGTGCCTCGTAGCAGGTTCCTATACTAAAAAAATGGGGACAGTCCCCCGGCGCTTTAGCGCAACGGGGGACTGTCCCCAAAGTGAACCAAGTTACGGCCGTTTTCTTTTGCTTTGTAGACGGCGTCGTCTGCTGTTTTTAGCAGGTGTTTCGGCGCGGTGGTTTCTGTGCTTGCCATGCCTACGGATAGGGTGATGTGAATGGTCAGGTCGTTGACCGGGAACGGATGGTTTTCAATCGTTTGACGGATTCCTTCCATCACACTTATTCCCTGTTCCTTTGTGCAGGTGGGCAGAATCACGACAAACTCTTCACCGCCGTATCTGGCTAAAATGTCCGTATCTCTTAAGTGTTCAGCGACAAGCCGGCTGACCTTTTCTAAAATAATATCCCCTACAAGGTGGCCATACGTATCATTTACTTTTTTGAAGTGGTCAATATCAATAAATGCCAGAGACAAAGGGTATGTCTCTTTTTTCTCAAAAACGTATTCCTGATAAAAATGCTTGAATGCCCTTCGGTTATAGGCCTTTGTTAGTGGGTCTTTATTGGCCCGATTCCATAATTCAATTTTGTGTAGATACTCATATTTTAAGTCCTTTACAATCCAAAGCAGCAGCAAGCTGAACAGGATGTTCATGGGCAATGCTGTCGGCAGAATGAGAAGGAGGTAGTTTTTAACGGAAATGACCCCGAAAATCATCGTAATGACTGTGTTGAACAGGTTTAGCATAAGAACCGTGAATAGTACCTTTTTATATTGGCTCCAGTTTTTTGAAATCCTAGTAAGGAGTATGGCAGCAAGAGAGAGAACGGCCATATTCATGAAACCAACGATAGCCGCCATGTTCACTCCAAAGGAGAATCGTAACAGGCCTATTCCCACCCCAATGGTCAGAATGGTAAGGGGATTGCGGTAGTGGAGGGCAGCGATAATAATAGGCACGAATCGCAGGTCGAAGATGACGGAATCGTTTAGGTGAATCCCGAAGAACATGGAGCACCAGCCAGTAAAGATGGCGACAACTGCGAAAAAGAGGGCTTTGAGTCCTTTTTTCATGTCCACCAGCAGATGTTTATGGATAAAACTCGATAGGTAGATGATGGAAATGATCATAGCGGCATTAACGAGATATTCTTTAATTGTTATCATTCAGGTTGCCCCTTTGTCATAGTAATGAAAAATGAAGCTAGACTCGTCCATTTCTTCTATTAGTATAGTAGATTGTTGTTGTCGAATCACGTCTAGGGATTTAGGTGGGGACAGTCCCCCGGCGCTTTAGTGCAACGGGGGACTGTCCCCCACCTTTTCTCCTATGTTGAAAGTCCTGTCTTTCATTGGTATAATTTTCTACAAATTGTGATTATTTCTGAATCTAGCAAACAGCGAGTCTATGAAACATTCTTAGATATAGAATATAGGGACGTCACACTTGTAAACGTTTTACCAATGCTGCCATCATATTTGGAGGTGACTTTTTCCAACAGAAAGCGACTTATAACGAAGGGATGGAAGAAACTATTGAAATTATTTAATCTTCGAGCACTTGTTGCATTTATTCTACTTCTACAACTTGCCTTCTCAGGGGCAATCAACCCGCAACGCGCCTATGCGGTGAGCAGCACAATCAAAGAAGGTGCGATTCATGAATTTACCCAAAATACCTGGGCCTACAGTAACCTCGTATTCAGCCCAAGCGGGAACCAATATCTCTCCCATGTAAAAAATGGCACAGCCATTGCGGTGAAAAAATGGGCAAACCAAAGCTGGAATGAAATCACTGCAATCACCACGAGTGCGAGTGGTGATACAGGTTTTAGCGGACCGTCAGATATTGCGGTCGACAGCAATGAAAATATTCATGCCGCCTTTTTGTTTTACCAAGGGTCAGGCACCACAAGTTATCGCGGCGTTAAATACGGCGTCTACAAAAACGGCAGCTGGACTTTCCAAAACGTCGAGGCTTATTCCGATCCTTACGGTTGGAAAAACATGTACAGCCCTAGTGTTGCTGTGGATTCACAAGGAAAGGCCCACATCGCCTACCTCTTCAACGATGCAAACGACCCTAGAAAATATGAAATTCACTATGCTACTAACCAATCTGGTACTTGGGTCGTAAAAACAATCGCGAGCGGTACGAGCGCCACAGATGAGGTCAAAGAACCGCAAATTGAAGTCGATAAAAACGATACGATTCACATTACTTATGTAAAAGAAGATAACCAAAATACCTACTATGGAAACTACTATTATACTCACAAGAAAACGACAGATAGCACCTTCCCTGCAGCGGAGAAAGTTACCGATGCCGTAGCTGACCAGAAAAACTACAACTATACACCATTTACCGTCGATGCCAACGGAAATATTTATTTTTCCTATTATACGGGCAACTACTATACGGAATTCACGCCTTTTGTGACCTATTTCCAAACCAATCAGTCGGGAACTTGGAAAAAGGAACAAGTATTCAACGATCAACAAAAGATCTCTTATCCGGTCATGGTTAGTTTCTTAAACGACAAACCCACCTTGTTAATGTACTCAGAGTCGTGGGATTGGCCGCCATCTGAGTTAGGCTTTTTCGCGATGGTGAAGGATGGAGGAACGTGGACGAAAGGAATCCAATCCGTCTCTCCAACATTAATCGACCTCACGCCAAGAGAATTAACTTATTCCGTTGATGCAAATGGGAATTTCATGATTGTCATGCTGGATGACGGATTAAGAAAAATATCCTATTTAAGTGCCACTAGCGACGATTTCGGTTTACAGGCGAAACCTTCCGCCAACGCAGACTTGAGCAACCTCACACTTAGTGCTGGACAACTGAATCCTGTCTTCTCTGCGGGTACAACCTCGTACGAATCGAGCGTCAGTAATGGGGTTAGCAACATCCAAGTCACGCCAACCGTTGCGGATACCAAAGCCAGCGTTAAAGTGAACGGTCAAGCGGTGTCAACCGGTGGTACTTTGCCTGTGTCCTTGAACGTGGGAAGTAACACAGTTACCGTTCAGGTCACCGCAGAAGATCGCACCACTGTGAAAACCTATTCGGTCACAGTCTACAGACAGCCTTCAAGCAATTCGAAGCTAACCAATTTAACCGTAAGTGCTGGTGGATTGTCTCCAGCGTTTAACGCATCACAATTTGACTATCAGGTGGCCGTTTCGTCTACCACGACTTCCATCCGCTTAACTCCAAGCGTCATGGATTCGTCCGCGACTGTTACGGTTGCAGGTATGGCTATCAATAACGGCCAACAATCCGGAGACATTGCCCTCCATGCTGGAAGCAATTCGATTCCAGTGGTGGTCACGGCCCAAGACGGTTCAACAACCACTTATATGGTTAACGCTGTACGTAATCAATTGCCAGTAGCAGCGGACACGACCTTCACTGTTAACGAAAATGCAGCAGCAGGTACCACTGTCGGTACGTTACAAGCCAATGATGCCGATGGCCAGCCGTTAAACTACCGCATTCTTTCAGGTAACACCAACAATGTGTTCACTCTGAATGCAGGGACTGGGGAAATCACCATTCAAAACGGAAGTTTGCTAGACTTTGAGACGACAACTTCCTATACATTAGCGATTGAGGTAAGTGACGGCGTCGAAACCACTACTGCTACTGTAAAAATAAACGTAAACGACCTCAACGACAATACACCGGTTCCACAAGGGTTTTCGACAACAGTAGATGAAAACTTAGCCAATGGAATCGCAGTTGGTACCGTCACGTCGAAGGATGCGGATGTAAACAGCCACATCACCTACAGCTTGACTGCTGGAAACGACCTAGGTGCGTTTGCGATTGATGCACAAACCGGTGTCGTAACGGTCGCTGACACAACGAAACTGGACTACGAAACCGTGAAGAGCTTTATTTTAACGGTAAAAGTAAGCGATGGATCGAATGCAGCGGACACAACCGTTACCGTTCTTTTAAACAACCTGAATGACAACCGGCCAGTTGTGAACGATGCCACGTTCCAAGTGAATGAAAATGCCTCAATCGGTACACTGGTAGGAACAGTTCGTGGCACCGATGCGGATGGCGACAAATTAACCTATTCGATCGAATCTGGCAACGATGTGGGTTCGTTCTCGATTGATTCGGCAACGGGTGCGATTATGATAGCGGACGGAAGTCAATTAGATTATGAGGCAAAAACCTCTTATACTCTCACAGTCAGAGCAAGCGACGTGCCGGCTCCAACGTTGGGATTAACCGCCTACCAACAAGTAAAGCAATTGTTTGCAAGCAGCACGTTGGAAACAGAAGTGGCGACAATTACGATCAACGTCAATGATTTAAATGACAATACACCTGTACCACAAGGCTTTACGAAGAATATCGATGAAAATACTGCAACAGGTACCATGGTCGGCCAAGTGACCGCAACTGATGCCGATGCGGGCAGCACACTCACCTACGAAATCACTTCAGGCAATGAAGCGGGTGCCTTTGCTATCGATGAGACAACAGGCGAAATCAAGGTTGCCGATGCAGGAAAACT
The window above is part of the Bacillus sp. SORGH_AS_0510 genome. Proteins encoded here:
- a CDS encoding transposase gives rise to the protein MSRKPRVWIPGATYHITNRGNRKELIFMDDDDRLTYMELLEKVRCKFPFNLHAYCLMPNHIHLLLETIDHHPKDIMKMLNTCYAMYFNRRHELVGHLFQGRYDARLIDSLNYFLEASRYIHWNPVEAEMVQYPEEFPWSSYSAFLAGDDSPHALVTTERILSYFPEPRRDHYCEFVWNKLEGQSPGALTRRGTVPILGVESPLFGNK
- a CDS encoding diguanylate cyclase; this translates as MITIKEYLVNAAMIISIIYLSSFIHKHLLVDMKKGLKALFFAVVAIFTGWCSMFFGIHLNDSVIFDLRFVPIIIAALHYRNPLTILTIGVGIGLLRFSFGVNMAAIVGFMNMAVLSLAAILLTRISKNWSQYKKVLFTVLMLNLFNTVITMIFGVISVKNYLLLILPTALPMNILFSLLLLWIVKDLKYEYLHKIELWNRANKDPLTKAYNRRAFKHFYQEYVFEKKETYPLSLAFIDIDHFKKVNDTYGHLVGDIILEKVSRLVAEHLRDTDILARYGGEEFVVILPTCTKEQGISVMEGIRQTIENHPFPVNDLTIHITLSVGMASTETTAPKHLLKTADDAVYKAKENGRNLVHFGDSPPLR